TACTATCTAATGAGGCTTTAACTTCTTTCATGGAACAAGTCTTGCTTCTTAGTCCTTTTATTCATGTCTAACTGCAGACAATGAGTGTACTGTCAGTAATGAGAAGTTTGAAGTCAGAAGTTGATGCAGGAAACATCAAACCATACTCTTTTGTGGAGATTAATGGTCTGAAATTGGCATCACCAGAGAATATTTATAAGGTAAAGTTCATGAAGTATATAGTATCTTGTGCCTAGTTATTATTACATAAGCATACAATCATACTTATTCCGAGGTCATTTTCTTATAGTCTTGAATACTCTTCCAGGTTATTTATGAGGCACTAAATGGCCACAGGGTCAGCTGGAAAAAGGCTCTCCACTTGCTAAATGAGAGATTTGTAGAAGGAAAGAAAACCAGAGATGAGGCTGACCAGCCATGTATTTTGCTTATTGATGAACTTGATCTTCTAGTAACCAGAAACCAGTCGGTAATCTACCAATCCTACAATGGGAAAATTGGCATTAGGTTGCATTCTTTAAAACATGTAATCACATTGTGatgaattttccttttttcacaGGTTCTGTACAATATTCTTGACTGGCCTACTAAGCCACATTCCAAGCTAATTGTCATAGGTAAGATAATgcacttttcaattattttttcagtATTATGATCTCCCAGTTTGCAgaagtaatttaaaatagtgGGAAAACAAGAATCCATATGATTATAACAACTTGATGCCTTTGTGCATTgcaaaaacttatttttcagTACTAATGTAACCAATTCAGGGATAGCAAATACTATGGATCTTCCAGAGAAGTTACTTCCTCGTATATCAAGCCGAATGGGCATACAGAGGCTTTGCTTTGGCCCATATAATTATCAGCAGCTTCAAGAAATCATTTCAAGTCGCCTCAAGGGAATTGATGTATTTGAAAAGCAAGCTGTAGAATTTGCTTCAAGAAAGGTTAGTATCTATGACATTATGAAGATTGGTTTCCTCTGATCTTTCATATACTATGGGCACTTGTTTTGGTGTTATAGCTCATTGGTTTACATCTAaaatgatgtttgattattcaGGTTGCAGCAATCTCTGGAGATGCACGTCGTGCTTTGGAGATATGCAGACGTGCAGCCGAAATAGCAGATTATCGTGTTAAGAAGCTAATTTCTAATCCTGATTGTGTTACTGCAGGTATATGAGCATGTCTTGTAAATTTTACATGTCATCATGGTAGAAGGGGGGATCACTAAATGTTTCCTGCTTTTTgactttttgttaattaaagttTGTATTGTTTGTAAAATGGtatgttttctttatatattatttcttgGCATTGTCTATGATGTCAAGAAATATCTCTTTTTTAGCAAAATGCAATTGCAGAAGGAAATATTATTAACGgtttaagtatttttaaatgCTTGCTTTTGGTTGTCCAGGCATATACTTTACATCTTAATTCTTTAATCACATTGATCATATACGAAAAAGACAGCGTATGACCTTCTAATGCATTACTTGATGGCTAGTTGGATGATTGCTATTTTATCTTATTGTACACacgattctttaaaaaataaaaaaatatcgttTGTTTGGGCTCTGCTCAGAAATTGCATGTATAGTGGTGCTTATTTTACCATGAAAACCACGTGAACTGGATTTTTTAGCCTTATTTCTTCCAGACTTATTATTCTGCTGTTGCTAGGTGTGTAGCCTTGATGTTGATTTAAAAATCTAACATTGATTTATCTTCTGACTTTTGAGGTGGTACTTCTGCCCACTAATTCATTTGCATATGCTCTTTAGGAAAGGGACTTGTTGGAATGGTAGATGTTGAGGCAGCCATTCAAGAAATGTTCCAAGCACCTCATATTCAAGTGAGTTGAAATTTGCAATGTGCTGATTTATTTCTTGATGCTTAAGTGCCATTTTTTTACTGAATGGTAGATGATGCCATAGGGCTTACACAGTGAACGAAGTCTTGAGACATATAAGCTGCCTGTGAGTAAAGTACATTTATTACAAATGTTGCTGATGTAACTTGCATATGCCCTTTAACTAATAGAAAACGTGATCTATTTCTTAAATTAAGGATTATAACATTAGCGAATACCTTATTCTGTTATATGTGATTGTGGGTTAGAGTTATCAATGAAACAATACAAATGCTGTTTTAGTTCGTCATACTTGACTGATAATTTTAGGGACCAGTCATTATAGGACACAGTAAAGAAGTAAAATAGGAAAATCAATGCTATCACTGTCCTTTATATATGAGCCAGATTTTTCTCGCAAAATGCATGAACTTAATTATTTGATACAATCTGAAGCACCTTTTATACATTCGTTTATCTGGCAGAAAACTGCAGAAATTTTATCCGTCTTACATTTACCCCATTCTTTcttttgaagatgatgaaaagCTGTTCCAGAGTTGGCAAAATTTTCCTGACCGCTATGGTGCACGAGCTTTATAATTCAGGAATGGGGGAAACCACTTTTGAAAAGGTCAGCTCCTGATGGTTCTTCCTATTATTTTGTTCTCGATTTGCTTTCATATTATCCGTAGAGTTCACACCTTTAAACCTTAGTCCTCAGCTTTTCACCTGAACAGCATTATTTGAAGTGTAAATATGCATGTCTTGCATATTTGATTAAGTTACTAAATCTCTAGGTGGCTTAGAGGTTTTATATTCTGATATTTGCTTTTTACACTAATAGAATTCATTAGAAGCTAATTTGATCACAGTATTGGTTAACCAATATGCtttcggacaaaacttagatgtaGTTCCTTAGGCCCTTTTAgtgttatttcaaaatttagagtTTCACCTCGATAATCCATATTAATAAAGGTTTGCATGAAAGATTAATATAGATTACCAAAGTAAAATTCCAATTTTGATTTGAAAACACCAAAAGTCTTATGAATGAGTATTTAAGTTTTGTCCTATCCTTTCACCGATGCTATGTAAAAGGTTGATTTGTATAGTCGTCCTTAAGTAAGGTTTTACTTTACAATGCAGTTGGCAATGAGGGTTTCATGCTTCTGTACCAGCAACGGAGAAGTGTTTCCTGGGTATGATACTCTCCTGCAAATTGGGTAAGACTTCTTTTGATTTCTTTCTACTCGAAATAGCATTATTGATATCGGAAGACAATATTGAACTGCAGGCCGGGCAAGTGTATGTAATCCATGCTAATAATGCCCTATTGAATCGGACGTGTTTttattcgttttttttttcctgcagcTGTAGGCTTGGTGAATGCAGGATTATTTTATGTGAAGCAGGTGCCAAGCACAAGTTGCAAAAATTGCAGCTTAATTTCCCGAGGTTAGTTCTCAAAGCCCCTATCATTTCTTCAGCTGATCCCACAGAAACAAATGACGGGATTATGAGTAGTGCCTAACCAAGGAATCTAGTTTCCcgacaaaatattttttcttcaaaacttgaCATTTTACCACCGATAAACTCTTTTtagtttaacttaaatttaggaaaataataatttatctctcaaaaaattgaataaagcaaaattaaattataattttggtcctctGATTTTTtgaattcatgattttgattcctcttcattttaattgtttttccagATTTATAGACTGATGATTTTGGTCctcttgatatattattaagaattaattctgattaatcaaattattaaattaattaaaacaattaattattaaaaaatttaataaaaattattaatgatcCCAATTCTTcagcttttccttttctctccaacCATTTCTTTCACCTTTATTGTCACACATAATTCTACTTACAACAATAGAGTTAATagtcttttattaaattttttaataattatttatttaatttataattaatttaatagttttaataatcataattattagttaataatctaCCGGGAGACCAAAAtcatcaatttataaaattagaaaaatcaaatgttaCATTTACGAATTTAGAAAATTAGAATGACAATTTAGTCCATGAGTAattatttcttcaaataaaCTCAACGAAAGCATTCTAAGCAGTGACTATGTGGCCCTTCCGCCGAGACCTAAATTTCTTATCTATACTACATTTACGAATTACGACCTACATATATGTTGGTTCCATTGATTTGACTGGTTTCAATTTATCTTTTGGCAGTGATGATGTCGCCTTTGCGCTGAGAGATTGCAAAGATCTACCTTGGTTGTCAAAGTATCTAATGTAGGGATGAGAATTACATTATGTACACCAATTGTTTGGTGGTGCTAGTGATTTAACATTCTCATCCCTTACCCAAGGTTATGGAATTGATTCCCCTCTAAATACAAAGTCACAATGTTTAAAAGCACTTTACTCCTTAGCGAGCAACCTGGTATGAAAGGAGATTAATCATACTCACAAGTTTACCACCtgattatacaaaaaaaaataaaaaattacattatgttTCTCAAAGAACAATTTTGCCcacaacttttatttaaattctttgacttgaatgatttaaaatactttaaaataatatatcatttgATGTTGCATCTCATGTTCAAtgcaaaattgttttttttttctttcttataattattttgaaacagAAGTTAAGCCGAAAACTAGATAGGAACCGCAAGGGAATAGTTCATGTTGTATTATCATGTATAAAAATACATACTGATGGCAAGATAGAAAATTCAACTCTAGTTGAACCTGATCGACTTTGATtcacaattttaaattcaaCTCCCTAATAGATGGAGGCAAGGGTGGACCACCTTGATTAGTGGTACACATTGGATCATAATTTTTAACTGTTACATTAATATAGATATTCACACTAGATTCTCTCAACTTTTTTCCAACAATTCTTCTAATCATTGTTCACCATCGTTAGAGGTGATTTTCAACAGTGACGTTTTGATGTTTTATTCCTCGTCGTTTTGCTATTGCCACCACCCCTTCTACTACATGCTCATTATTCCCAAATTTAACAGTTTTGGGGAGGAGGTTGGGaggaaagaatgaaaaaatgcTAGAGTCAAAGGAGTTATTGGAAGGAGGTTAAGAGAATCTAGTGTAGAATGACAACGATGAATGATGGTCAAAGGAGTCACTGGGAGGAGGTTAAGAGAATCTAGTGTAGTACgataataagattaatttaaccATTAAAATTATGGTCTACCGCAAACCACCAATTACGGTGGTCGACCTTAGCCTTAATCCCCAAAATGACCtaaaaataaagaagttgaGGTTTCTCTCCTTCGTAAACATTATTAAGCTGGTCAATGGTCAAAATGCACAGATAATGGAAATGATTTGATCGATTAGTACTTGTGTTTACCTGAGTATCTGTATTCTAGGTTTCATTCTTTGGAACCGGATCCTCTCCCGCTCCTTTTGTCTCCAGCTTCATTTTCAGCTGTTGGATGTAAGTGAACGGATGATATTAAAAGCTTAAAAACAGTCacgtacaaaaaaattattaccgtTCAGAGGGAGAAAATGTTACTATGTCTGCACcactttcataaaataatatatatataacgagaaaagatcaaattaccctattataatttaaataactattacactaatttaataacttaatataaaatataattttcatcaatcaaactattatattatatttatatattatcaaaattattttattaaattttattaaaattgaacattaataagtaaataatcaaatgattcatattttagtatatttttaaagaatatattacgttaattttaatctatatgaatgaaataacaattaatttaaaattaatgtgaaATTTTATATACATAATCTATGAAAAAGAATCTTTCAATCCAaagatagattttaaaaaaatattattcaattaaaagttattaaataatataatagttatTTAAATTACTTCAATATAGTTTGATCCTTtctcatatataatattataaaactaagagttatactaaataaatattcttatatttatataaatagaatcaaatatatattttagatttatagtaaataatttatataatgacacaagattatttttcattattaaaaaatcattttagaaaacgactgaaattcaatttaaaatttaagatgaaGAAGATAAATAGAAAGagataagtaattaaaataaataaatatacatataaagatacaattttaaatataattactgcaaaaaaatttatcatatatgtttgtttttttatcacataactacataaaattattttatgtttaaagttcttagtttattttctctaattgttaaatcaaattaaatttaaaattaatattaagaataaatttgaaagaaaaaaaattaaatcctcaatatataaaattagaataaaacagAGTGAGgataatttctaaaaatattattttcgaAGAGAGATACCAAAGAAACTCACTTTTTACTCAATTGAGTTAGACTCATCGAGTCAGGGGTTCTTaaacacttttttattaaataatactcCTAAGATTTAattctaaattgaatttcaacaatttttaaattatttctcaataattaaaaataatctttttttataactaccatCATAATTAAGATCTTTAACTCTTTGACAAAACACTAAAGTCTAATCATCAATCCGAAATTTGGTTATACTTAAAATTCTTCGTCTCTTTCCAATAATGTATTTTACGGAATCAAACCATGattatttttcacaaattaTGATTGTTGCCAATTGAATTACAGCCATTGagtataactaaaaataatctaagattacaatataaattatttatcataaatataaaatatattttatatgtataatatttttttattatacattttaattataaaaatatatatttattattacccaacctaaaatattaaaatatatataatatgaaaataatgcaacatagtagttttttttttctcatccgACTGAGAGGATCAAATTTATTCAttacttaatgataaaaaaaaaacttattcattacttaatgtttttttctaGGTATGACTTTCTAACCTTTAAAACACTCATCATTTACTTGTATCCAACGGCTGACAATGATGCAGGAGGGAGCTGGAGACGGTAGGTGCTGGAGAGGATCCGCTTCCACATTCTTTACACCAACAAAGTTGTGTTTAAGAAAAAATGTATTGGGATCAACTCAAGTATGTattaacaagaatttaaatctATGCAGAATATTGTCATATAATGCACATAATTGACCAGGCAGGACAATTAGATCTTAAGCTTGCTGTAAGGATGACGAACAGGTTTTTTGCCAAAGCGACCGTCCTAAAATGGCACTTCCATGTACTGAGAGGTATGCAGCATTTAATCTGGTAAAGGAAACAAGGATTGGTCAGAAACACATTAGAAGCCAATATGCTCATGTAAAGGTGTTTGTGTCCCAACTTTTacaagaaagggaaaaaaattacttatcaaCATCGGGCATTGCCAATGGATCATACAATTCCTCCCTTTGTTCCATGGTAGGCACAGACATACCCGATAGGTCTTGAGCACCTTCAACCTAAAAATAGACAATCCGTGTGCATGAGTAGCCCAATAAAATTATTCTCTGCATAGAAACCAATATAGTATGTAAACTGAATTTAACATTAACAGCTTACCTGTTGGGGGTATTGTGCATAGCCAGGATATGCACCATATGCATACAATGAAGGATCATGAGCAGGCCCATAAGCATAGGCTTCATAACCCTGTCCATACCCATAGTAGGCACTCCATTGATTTGGATCCATCTGTGGTCCCCAGCCACCAGGTAAGTCCTAGGACAGTTTAGGGCCATACATGAGCTACTTGTTAAGCTAATCAGAGATATTAAATCCATTCATATATAACCTTGAATATTGGTAACTAGTATTTTGGTGTGTGCAATGTACAAGATAAATGCTTATTTTTatacaactaaaatttataatgtttaagtatttttaaatatataaattatattatatgatttctacaacatcatattttatttcattcttttctATTACCCCAATTCAAAAGTTCTGAATGTCCCTCACTTGGCATTCACACATTTCCATATATCATCTTCACATTCTCACAATTGTTAGGGGGAATCTAAAACCGTGTATGGGTGCCATATTACCAACCTAGAAATTCAGGAAGACTAACAATATAATACCACATTGCAGGAGTTCCTGAAATTGAAATGCATGCATGATGTATCACAAATGCATCTAATTACAGCATGAAAAGCTTCCAAAAACATTTAATCCAGAAAAGATCCATTTCTAAAGGCAAAATCACCTGTCTAGCTGTTAGAGTCCTACCCCAAGAAATCCGTACCACTTGTTGGCCTATCATCTTTCCCTGCATCTTCTGAATGGCTTCTTCAGCAGATGCTCTGCAGACATCACATATATGGGAGGAAAAGTAAACAACCAGCgtgtaatattaatataatgaataaacaaaaaataatttaatcctgAAGAAAGAAGAGCTTAAGAATGATGCATAACAAAATTAGGCCACAGCCACATGAAAAGCATGCCAAAATCTTATATTATCCTTTTACtttcaaaacatttaaaaacatGCTGCTTAAAATGATTAGGGGAAGAAGAGGAAGACCTGGTCCCAAATTGAACAAAACCAAATCCCTTGCCAGGCTGAATTTTGACAGAAACAATTTCCCCAAAttgcagagagttttgcttcAGCTCCTCCTCTGACACATTAAGATCCAAATTACCAACAAAAATCTGCAATAAAAAGCAAGCAATAAGAGTAGCATAGCACAAGCAATggaaatcacaaaaaaataaaaataaaaaaataggttagGTGCATCTTCTATAGTTAATATAACAAACTTACGGTAGTATTATTGACATCATAGTCAGGTGGTTGAACTTGAACAACAGGCGAAGTATAGGCCGGAACCGGATACACAGGTTTGGGCACAGGCGCGGCGGGTGCAGCATAAGCACCGGTGGTTTTCTTGGGCGTAGCAGCACTAATACGCATGGGCCTGGTGGAGCAATAAACGCCGTTCATTTCAGTCATGGCGCGGTTCCGTTCATTCTCATCAGAAAACTTAACGAAGCCGTAACCCTTGGAGCGGGCGGTGTTGGGGTCGGTGACAACTTTGGCGCCGCGAACGGAAGGGTAGTGAGCGCGAAAAGTTTCCTGGAGAAGGTAATCGGTTACGTCGGGGGCGAGATCGCCGACGAAGATGGAGTGTTCAGGGGCGGCATCGGGCCTGCGCTCACCAATGCCGAAGGAGGCCCAGTTGAGCCTGAAGGTCTGGTCAGTGGCGGGCATTTGGGTGCCGTTGTAGGTCTGGAGAACCCTCTCGGCTGCGGCGTGGGATACGAACTCGACGAAGCCGTAGCCCTCGGGCTGGCCCGTGAGCTTGTTGCGGATGATTTTGATGGATATTACTTCTCCCGTGTGGCCGAAGCAGTGGCTCAGGTACCCTTCGTCCACCCAGTATTGTAAATCCCCAATCCATAGGGTTCTCACTTCCTCGATTGTTGATGCCTGCTGGTAGCTCGCCATCCCCTCTGCCTACTCAATCTTTTTCACTACATAAATactttaacattattttattctttcctACTTATCTGAATTTATTCAAATCCACATGCCATCTACTCATCTTATAATACCAGtgaattacatctttgcttcaaATTGCATAAGTTAAAGTAATTTCAGaatcatttaatttgttttgtctAAATGATTCTGACTATCCATAATACTCTATTACCATTTCTTagctcttattttattttattttttatatatttttgaacaCGCACATCATTTATTTGTGACAGCGCTCGGGTTGCCTTGGTAGCACATTAGCCATTATGAAGAAAGAAGTCAAATTTCTTCCCGTCAGTTTCTATAAATCTCTCTTCTTTTgatctttaataaattaaaaattatatcaaggctttttcttttacatttaacTGCTCCGTGCAGAAATTTCTCAATCCATTTAACAATAAAGTCGAAATGGGACTTCCcttgaaaataaataagtgaCTATGATTTGGGAATAAAGCAGAAAATCTTGTAAGTTCTTGCATAAAGATAAGATCGACAGTTCTATTTAGTAATCCAATCCAGAgtacttttcatttttcaatcttGCACAAATCGTGACCATGTAGCTGAAGTAACTCGTACTTCATAACCCTTTAGTGTTTGAAGCACCGGAAATCCTAAACAGCTTTATAAATTCCCAAGGGCTTACCCTGTTGATAATTTGGTGCTACTTAACTACCGTGATAGAAAATTGATCTTATCTAACACAACCATAAATAATTACAGAGCATCTATGCAGGTGCTAGGTTGGTCAATGTGGTTTGCTGGATATATATTTCTAGAAAGAAACTGGACAAAAGATGAAACATCCCTGAAGGTATATCTAAATAATTTCTCCTAATTTACTCATCCAATTTTCCTCATTAgcattttatttatacatattctTGACTTTTGTGTGGCAGTCAGGTTTTAGGCATCTAGAGCACATGCCATTGCCTTTTTGGTTGGCCCTTTATGTTGAAGGAACTCGTTTCACGCAGACGAAGCTTTAACAAGCTCAAGAGTTTGCTGCTTCAAAAGGGCTGCCTATAGCTAGAAATGTTTTAATTCCTCGTACTAAGGTGACCAAAGTTGATTATTAGTATAATTAGGAGagtataatttgatttgatgtaGTATATTGGATTTTTTGTATCCACTATGTTTCTTCTTGCAGAAAAATCCTAAGGCTAAATAATAATAGACACCACAAGTTTCTAATTTACacattttgattgttttttagcTGATAGCCTGATACCTTTTAGTTGATAATCTTTCTTTCTCCAGGGTTTTGTCACAGCAGTACAAAGCCTTCGAGCATTCGTTCCAGCCATTTATGATTTGCACATATGAAGTTCCAAAGAGTGAGGCTTCACCTACTTTGCTGAGAATTTAAAGGCATTTCTTGTCTGGTAAGCCAATTGAAAACCTTGACAAAAGCTAAATTAGACAAAATACATAACGCCATTCCCGTACCACTCATTCAAAATAAACTGTTTTATCTGATACAAATACTATTGTTGCTATTTGTCTACAACTATCTcaggattattttattcaaaagaaaaatttgttgCAAACAGATAgaatatctaataattttggTGTTTGCGCAGGTTGTGTCTCCTTGGGTTGCTTGTTTATGAATTCTTCCAGTGGACCTCACTCCTCTCATCCTGGGAAGGCATCTTATTTACGGTGCTTTTCCTGCTCCTGGTCACAGTTATTATTGAAATCCTCATTCATTCGTCTCAATCAGAGAGTTTAAAACCCCTTATGGTTTTACCAACACAAGACCCCATGAAGCAGAAGCTTCTTCAGACATGAGCTAGGAAATAGGAATGGATTCAGCGCACGTATGTTAGTGTTTATCGCATGTTTCTATCCTCTGTTTTTAAAATACAGGATTTCATTTGTCAAGTGGAATAATGTCACATCTATTCCCCGGTCCATATCTTAGgctattatttttttgggataAGAAACGTAGGGGGTGGGTTCggtttaaacttttaaatttttcaaaaatttaattagaaacgTTTGTCTCTCATGCTtgatttattcttaaaaaaatataatttctaaagaaaatgtttttttaatctataaatTACACTCAAATAAAAGCAATACTCCTTAAacataacttattttttcaaaataacatttctaggggtaataacatttttttcttctttctattttttctagAAAAGGGAAATAACATCTCTTTTTACATATACTTTCTGCAAAATTGTTTCATAGAGAATATAGGAATCTAATTTTcttgagttattttttttatactatgaTAATAATACTACATAACTCCTATaagataatttaatatgataaatgattaaaatttgtaaaaaaatctattaaaactaagtgtaattttttattttttaaaaaatacaaatattcttaggaaaatttatgaccaaccatacatataattatatatattttagttattcTTAACAATAATGATTTTCAGGtatggaaaaaattatttaagaaaaaagtatataagATACATAGTTTAGTATCAATACTATTTTGTTGggatactttatatatatatatatatatatatatatatatatatatatatatatatatatatatatatatatataatggagTTTATacgatttttcttaattaataaataagtttatacAGTAAAcatggaatgaaaaaaataatttacctgtttcaaagtaaaaatatgtttaataagtttaatttttatgagtttaattttaatcatatattatatatgattaaaatgaaattataattaagtatACTTGACTACTTAACATGGTCAcgtatcattttttaatattaattatttataataaaatttaattattgattttctttctttcagtaCACACAAAGAGGGAGAGATTTTTCCACGAATTTGATCAAATACTTCACACAATGTAATTATACGTAGTTATCTAAATTTGAGttg
The nucleotide sequence above comes from Glycine soja cultivar W05 chromosome 11, ASM419377v2, whole genome shotgun sequence. Encoded proteins:
- the LOC114372863 gene encoding polyadenylate-binding protein RBP47B'-like isoform X1, whose amino-acid sequence is MASYQQASTIEEVRTLWIGDLQYWVDEGYLSHCFGHTGEVISIKIIRNKLTGQPEGYGFVEFVSHAAAERVLQTYNGTQMPATDQTFRLNWASFGIGERRPDAAPEHSIFVGDLAPDVTDYLLQETFRAHYPSVRGAKVVTDPNTARSKGYGFVKFSDENERNRAMTEMNGVYCSTRPMRISAATPKKTTGAYAAPAAPVPKPVYPVPAYTSPVVQVQPPDYDVNNTTIFVGNLDLNVSEEELKQNSLQFGEIVSVKIQPGKGFGFVQFGTRASAEEAIQKMQGKMIGQQVVRISWGRTLTARQDLPGGWGPQMDPNQWSAYYGYGQGYEAYAYGPAHDPSLYAYGAYPGYAQYPQQVEGAQDLSGMSVPTMEQREELYDPLAMPDVDKLNAAYLSVHGSAILGRSLWQKTCSSSLQQA
- the LOC114372863 gene encoding polyadenylate-binding protein RBP47B'-like isoform X2; the encoded protein is MASYQQASTIEEVRTLWIGDLQYWVDEGYLSHCFGHTGEVISIKIIRNKLTGQPEGYGFVEFVSHAAAERVLQTYNGTQMPATDQTFRLNWASFGIGERRPDAAPEHSIFVGDLAPDVTDYLLQETFRAHYPSVRGAKVVTDPNTARSKGYGFVKFSDENERNRAMTEMNGVYCSTRPMRISAATPKKTTGAYAAPAAPVPKPVYPVPAYTSPVVQVQPPDYDVNNTTIFVGNLDLNVSEEELKQNSLQFGEIVSVKIQPGKGFGFVQFGTRASAEEAIQKMQGKMIGQQVVRISWGRTLTARQMDPNQWSAYYGYGQGYEAYAYGPAHDPSLYAYGAYPGYAQYPQQVEGAQDLSGMSVPTMEQREELYDPLAMPDVDKLNAAYLSVHGSAILGRSLWQKTCSSSLQQA